A region from the Canis lupus dingo isolate Sandy chromosome X, ASM325472v2, whole genome shotgun sequence genome encodes:
- the LOC112642007 gene encoding galectin-3-like, producing MVDSFSLNDALSGSRNPNPQGWPGPWGNQPAGAGGYSGASYPGAYPGQAPPGGYPGPTAPAYPGPTAPGAQPGQPSGPGAYPPPGQPSASGTYPAAGPFGIPTGPLTVPYDLPLPGGVKPRMLITILGTVRPSENRLALDFKRGNDVAFHFNPRFNEDKRVIVCNTKLDNIWGKEERQAAFPFENGKPFKIQVLVDSDHFKVAVSDVHLLQYNHRLKNLPEISKLGISDDIDLTSFICYDIILKEKILKKERNRIFI from the coding sequence ATGGTAGACAGTTTTTCACTTAATGATGCTTTATCTGGGTCTAGAAACCCAAATCCTCAAGGATGGCCTGGTCCATGGGGAAACCAGCCTGCTGGAGCAGGGGGATACTCAGGGGCCTCTTATCCTGGTGCCTACCCTGGCCAGGCACCTCCCGGCGGCTACCCTGGCCCCACAGCACCTGCTTATCCTGGCCCAACAGCACCAGGAGCCCAACCTGGGCAACCGAGTGGACCTGGGGCCTACCCGCCTCCTGGACAACCAAGCGCTTCGGGAACCTACCCTGCTGCTGGTCCCTTTGGCATCCCTACTGGACCACTGACTGTGCCTTATGACCTGCCTTTGCCTGGAGGAGTCAAGCCTCGCATGCTGATAACAATTCTGGGCACAGTAAGGCCCAGTGAAAACAGACTTGCTTTAGATTTCAAGAGAGGGAATGATGTTGCCTTCCACTTTAACCCACGCTTCAATGAAGACAAGAGAGTCATTGTTTGCAATACCAAGCTGGATAATatctggggaaaggaagaaaggcaggcgGCTTTCCCATTTGAAAATGGTAAACCATTCAAAATACAAGTGCTGGTTGATTCTGACCACTTCAAGGTTGCGGTCAGTGATGTCCATTTGTTGCAGTACAATCATCGTCTGAAAAATCTCCCAGAAATCAGCAAATTGGGTATTTCTGATGACATAGATCTCACCAGCTTCATATGCTATGATATAATCTTAAaggagaagattttaaaaaaagagagaaatcgaATATTCATTTAA
- the LOC112642523 gene encoding synaptonemal complex protein 3-like isoform X7, which yields MKVTSSGCRAGNAQPGPRGSTLGPQPSALGPQHSTDPRPAALDAPPWVLTQDPRPSPREPRTSTSLDPRISTLEPRPSTLDPRSSGPAGTGARRAGGPRGVSLARSRLPHAHWASPSAQRRSRAGEADWLLPVSREALRGAWSSPRRTCCGGRAGQLGGHTDTSEGGQTPLRMPPAGRKRLGRKAPAEPQRMAACDSGGGGSRELSGPEAAAAEGNNPVADKHGRKRSSPGPREEDVGNEIQEMLQGLGVGIKQALLAKRKMFEANAKASLKTTNEKIEQGWKIQQEQRQNLHFKYSQQFLTLLWEWDTDMRKAQEQEAKLAGMFQEQQKILQQARIVQNQRLEKLRNVYKEFLKRSQALDKDHEHFLTDEQSEVREEITKLQNKIMREAQQQELAMVRKSLHSLLF from the exons ATGAAAGTAACGTCCTCGGGCTGCAGAGCCGGAAACGCgcagcctgggccccggggctcAACCCTCggccctcagccctcagccctcGGCCCTCAGCACTCGACCGACCCTCGGCCCGCGGCCCTCGACGCTCCACCCTGGGTCCTGACCCAAGACCCTCGGCCCTCGCCACGTGAGCCCCGTACCTCGACCTCCCTCGACCCTCGAATCTCGACCCTCGAACCTCGACCCTCGACCCTCGACCCTCGATCCTCAGGGCCGGCAGGCACCGGCGCCCGGAGGGCAGGGGGCCCGAGGGGCGTGTCTCTGGCGAGGTCCCGCCTCCCGCATGCGCACTGGGCCAGCCCCTCAGCTCAGCGACGCTCCCGCGCAGGCGAGGCTGACTGGCTCCTCCCAGTCAGTCGCGAGGCCCTCAGAGGAGCCTGGTCGTCGCCGCGGAGGACCTGCTGTGGAGGTC GTGCGGGACAACTCGGAGGACACACAGACACCTCGGAGGGAGGACAGACACCTCTGCGGATGCCTCCGGCTGGCAGGAAGCGCCTGGGGAGGAAAGCCCCTGCGGAGCCTCAGAGAATGGCAGCCTGTGATTCGGGCGGAGGAGGCAGCAGAGAGCTGAGTGGGCCAGAGGCTGCTGCTGCGGAAG GAAACAATCCAGTAGCCGATAAACATGGGCGAAAGAGGTCTTCTCCCGGACCGCGTGAGGAAGACGTGGG AAACGAAATACAGGAGATGCTGCAAGGACTTGGAG TTGGCATTAAACAGGCTCttctggcaaaaagaaaaatgtttgaagcAAATGCAAAAGCTTCTCTGAAAACCACTAACGAAAAAATCGAGCAGGGTTGGAAAATACAACAAGAACAAAG GCAGAAtcttcatttcaaatattctCAGCAGTTTCTGACTCTGTTATGGGAGTGGGATACCGACATGAGGAAAGCCCAGGAACAGGAAGCAAAACTAGCT GGTATGTTTCAAGAGCAACAAAAGATTCTGCAACAAGCTAGAATTGTTCAGAACCAGAGGCTGGAAAAATTAAGAAAcgtatacaaagaattcttaaag AGATCACAGGCTTTGGACAAGGACCATGAACATTTTCTTACTGATGAACAAAGTGAAGTCAGGGAAGAAATCACCAAGTTGCAAAACAAAATTATGAGGGAAGCT CAGCAGCAAGAGCTGGCAATGGTTCGGAAGTCTCTTCATTCCCTGTTGTTCTGA
- the LOC112642523 gene encoding synaptonemal complex protein 3-like isoform X8 encodes MKVTSSGCRAGNAQPGPRGSTLGPQPSALGPQHSTDPRPAALDAPPWVLTQDPRPSPREPRTSTSLDPRISTLEPRPSTLDPRSSGPAGTGARRAGGPRGVSLARSRLPHAHWASPSAQRRSRAGEADWLLPVSREALRGAWSSPRRTCCGGRAGQLGGHTDTSEGGQTPLRMPPAGRKRLGRKAPAEPQRMAACDSGGGGSRELSGPEAAAAEGNNPVADKHGRKRSSPGPREEDVGNEIQEMLQGLGVGIKQALLAKRKMFEANAKASLKTTNEKIEQGWKIQQEQRQNLHFKYSQQFLTLLWEWDTDMRKAQEQEAKLAGMFQEQQKILQQARIVQNQRLEKLRNVYKEFLKRSQALDKDHEHFLTDEQSEVREEITKLQNKIMREAQQELAMVRKSLHSLLF; translated from the exons ATGAAAGTAACGTCCTCGGGCTGCAGAGCCGGAAACGCgcagcctgggccccggggctcAACCCTCggccctcagccctcagccctcGGCCCTCAGCACTCGACCGACCCTCGGCCCGCGGCCCTCGACGCTCCACCCTGGGTCCTGACCCAAGACCCTCGGCCCTCGCCACGTGAGCCCCGTACCTCGACCTCCCTCGACCCTCGAATCTCGACCCTCGAACCTCGACCCTCGACCCTCGACCCTCGATCCTCAGGGCCGGCAGGCACCGGCGCCCGGAGGGCAGGGGGCCCGAGGGGCGTGTCTCTGGCGAGGTCCCGCCTCCCGCATGCGCACTGGGCCAGCCCCTCAGCTCAGCGACGCTCCCGCGCAGGCGAGGCTGACTGGCTCCTCCCAGTCAGTCGCGAGGCCCTCAGAGGAGCCTGGTCGTCGCCGCGGAGGACCTGCTGTGGAGGTC GTGCGGGACAACTCGGAGGACACACAGACACCTCGGAGGGAGGACAGACACCTCTGCGGATGCCTCCGGCTGGCAGGAAGCGCCTGGGGAGGAAAGCCCCTGCGGAGCCTCAGAGAATGGCAGCCTGTGATTCGGGCGGAGGAGGCAGCAGAGAGCTGAGTGGGCCAGAGGCTGCTGCTGCGGAAG GAAACAATCCAGTAGCCGATAAACATGGGCGAAAGAGGTCTTCTCCCGGACCGCGTGAGGAAGACGTGGG AAACGAAATACAGGAGATGCTGCAAGGACTTGGAG TTGGCATTAAACAGGCTCttctggcaaaaagaaaaatgtttgaagcAAATGCAAAAGCTTCTCTGAAAACCACTAACGAAAAAATCGAGCAGGGTTGGAAAATACAACAAGAACAAAG GCAGAAtcttcatttcaaatattctCAGCAGTTTCTGACTCTGTTATGGGAGTGGGATACCGACATGAGGAAAGCCCAGGAACAGGAAGCAAAACTAGCT GGTATGTTTCAAGAGCAACAAAAGATTCTGCAACAAGCTAGAATTGTTCAGAACCAGAGGCTGGAAAAATTAAGAAAcgtatacaaagaattcttaaag AGATCACAGGCTTTGGACAAGGACCATGAACATTTTCTTACTGATGAACAAAGTGAAGTCAGGGAAGAAATCACCAAGTTGCAAAACAAAATTATGAGGGAAGCT CAGCAAGAGCTGGCAATGGTTCGGAAGTCTCTTCATTCCCTGTTGTTCTGA
- the LOC112668404 gene encoding PWWP domain-containing DNA repair factor 3B-like: protein MDAEYVLCNWKGHLWPARVLSRSGVSPRNKRKGALSLEVEILSVDEKIKVKSTDVKILNESQIESITSLLTAQSKASVPAGQEVPYRNALTVALEILKERADVCPAGASDDPETTTPSRRGPRKRSLKDYRKAKGILLRRLRKRRNLKPRLVHSQRPDTTEGGQSQAHTTITPLPRKRRAKSSPSSSRRPNLPSLSEDGGEKEGKEKRDTSRVRSLHRIAKEGGTGAEDGGILPSPPPGFNLTVPEEALKEEAPDTHAKNPAASSERSASSRNVEDHGEGPWEPGMEGAAASSSAPNLRPRCSLRLANRRRKLQVPEFEKGLQESRPSASSKAVNPTTAIKKDVSQEMGQLTSTLSPQEPCPIEGGMMVWFKFQNHPFWPAVVKSVSQAEQTARVLLIEANMHAEMSGIRVPLRRLKPLDCKEKETLMKRARKMYEQSVNWCFSLISHYREGLTCGSFAGSFLDYYAADVSYPVRKAIQDGDLEADFPKVNYADLEDSEEETSVGGKRPRKKILPDRMRAARDRANQRLVDFIVKKKGADHHLLDIVKGRKQSRWLTSFLNSKRYTLCIETYLEDEDQLDVVVGHLQEIYKQIDKKRLTLARDDKVSFVVEVLLPEAIICSIAALDGLGYKEAEEKYLRGPPVHYREKQLFDKNILKKMRKRSAPGLKANK, encoded by the coding sequence ATGGATGCTGAGTATGTCCTATGCAACTGGAAGGGCCACTTGTGGCCAGCAAGGGTTTTGTCCAGATCCGGGGTCTCACcaagaaataagaggaaaggaGCACTTTCTCTAGAAGTTGAAATACTCTCAGTGgatgaaaaaattaaagtgaaaagcACAGACGTAAAGATCCTAAACGAGTCTCAGATTGAATCCATTACCTCCTTGCTAACAGCCCAGTCGAAGGCCAGTGTCCCAGCGGGACAGGAAGTGCCTTACAGAAACGCTCTTACAGTGGCATTGGAGATTCTGAAGGAGAGAGCAGATGTGTGCCCAGCAGGAGCATCGGATGATCCAGAGACCACTACACCGTCCCGAAGGGGACCAAGAAAGCGATCTCTTAAAGACTACCGGAAGGCCAAAGGGATCTTACTGAGGCGTCTCAGGAAACGCAGAAACCTCAAACCGCGGCTGGTGCATTCTCAGAGACCAGACACCACAGAAGGCGGCCAATCACAGGCACACACAACCATCACTCCCCTTCCAAGGAAAAGGCGAGCAAAGTCCTCACCAAGCTCCAGCAGGCGCCCGAACTTACCGTCGCTTTCAGAAGATGGTGGTGAGAAAGAGGGCAAGGAAAAGAGGGACACCTCAAGAGTTAGGTCTTTGCATCGCATAGCCAAGGAGGGGGGTACCGGGGCTGAAGATGGAGGCATCCTTCCATCTCCGCCACCAGGTTTCAACCTCACTGTGCCCGAGGAGGCTCTGAAAGAAGAGGCACCTGACACCCACGCAAAGAACCCGGCTGCCTCCTCTGAGCgctctgcctcctccaggaatGTTGAGGACCACGGAGAGGGTCCCTGGGAGCCAGGCATGGAAGGTGCGGCAGCCTCCTCCAGTGCCCCTAACCTGAGGCCGCGTTGTTCACTCCGTCTGGCAAACAGGAGAAGGAAGCTGCAGGTACCAGAGTTTGAGAAAGGGCTGCAGGAATCTCGACCTTCGGCCAGCTCAAAGGCTGTGAACCCCACCACTGCTATTAAGAAGGATGTCAGCCAGGAAATGGGACAACTGACCAGCACGCTTTCTCCACAGGAGCCTTGTCCCATTGAAGGAGGAATGATGGTCTGgtttaaatttcaaaatcaccCCTTTTGGCCAGCGGTGGTAAAGAGCGTCAGCCAAGCAGAGCAGACTGCAAGGGTGCTTTTGATTGAGGCAAACATGCACGCTGAAATGAGTGGCATTCGAGTTCCTCTTCGAAGATTAAAGCCCCTGGactgcaaagagaaagaaacactgaTGAAGAGAGCCAGGAAAATGTACGAGCAAAGTGTGAACTGGTGTTTCTCCCTGATTTCTCACTACAGAGAAGGGCTCACTTGTGGGTCTTTTGCAGGCTCCTTCCTGGACTATTATGCTGCTGACGTCAGTTACCCAGTTAGGAAAGCCATCCAGGACGGGGATCTGGAGGCTGACTTCCCAAAGGTCAATTATGCCGACCTGGAGGATTCTGAGGAGGAGACCTCCGTGGGCGGGAAGAGGCCCCGCAAGAAGATTCTCCCTGACCGGATGAGGGCTGCTCGGGACCGAGCCAACCAGAGGCTCGTGGACTTCATCGTGAAAAAGAAGGGGGCCGATCACCACCTTCTGGACATTGTCAAAGGCAGGAAACAGTCCAGGTGGCTGACATCGTTTCTGAATTCCAAGAGGTACACTCTCTGCATTGAAACATACCTGGAGGATGAAGACCAGCTGGATGTCGTGGTGGGACATTTACAAGAAATCTACAAACAAATAGACAAGAAGAGGCTGACTCTGGCAAGGGATGACAAAGTCAGTTTTGTTGTGGAAGTTCTTCTGCCAGAAGCAATCATTTGTTCAATTGCTGCACTTGACGGATTAGGTTACAAGGAGGCAGAAGAAAAGTACCTACGGGGCCCACCCGTGCATTACCGGGAAAAACAGCTGTTTGATAAAAATATCCTAAAGAAAATGCGAAAGAGATCGGCACCCGGGCTGAAGGCTAATAAGTAA